In a single window of the Candidatus Celerinatantimonas neptuna genome:
- the tusB gene encoding Protein TusB yields the protein MLHILRDGRYSGNGFLKCSKAITSEDRLLLIENAVYLPQFSIEMLVQLNEQNRLFLLSDDVQARGLIYDDSYQLISMAQWVELTEMYTPTLTWSMSY from the coding sequence GTGTTACATATTCTACGTGATGGGCGATATTCCGGGAATGGTTTTTTAAAGTGTTCGAAGGCTATCACCTCAGAAGATCGTTTATTGTTAATAGAAAATGCTGTTTATTTACCTCAATTCTCAATTGAGATGTTAGTTCAGTTGAATGAACAGAATCGATTGTTTCTTTTGTCTGATGATGTTCAGGCTAGGGGACTGATTTATGATGATTCCTATCAGCTGATTTCGATGGCACAGTGGGTTGAGCTGACAGAAATGTACACCCCAACTTTGACTTGGTCCATGTCATATTAA
- the tusD gene encoding Sulfurtransferase TusD, whose protein sequence is MFLSYTLLVTQPPYGREGGSTAFRFAREVVDAGHRLDTVFFYQDGVQHANMLLYPATDEVNLYHQWCDLASDSQCRLLVCVSAAERRGVIGENQAKTNGWTHFNIESPFVIAGLSELAIAMQQSDRFLQL, encoded by the coding sequence ATGTTTCTAAGTTATACTTTATTGGTAACACAGCCACCTTATGGTCGGGAAGGCGGTTCGACAGCATTTCGCTTTGCCAGAGAAGTGGTTGACGCTGGACACCGACTTGACACGGTTTTTTTCTATCAGGATGGTGTTCAGCATGCCAATATGCTGCTTTATCCCGCAACTGATGAGGTAAATTTATATCATCAATGGTGTGATTTGGCTTCTGATAGCCAATGCCGGTTGCTGGTTTGTGTAAGTGCTGCAGAGCGTCGAGGGGTTATTGGGGAGAACCAGGCTAAAACCAATGGTTGGACCCATTTTAATATTGAATCACCATTTGTGATTGCGGGCCTTTCAGAATTAGCTATAGCGATGCAACAGAGTGACAGGTTTTTGCAATTATGA
- the gstB_2 gene encoding Glutathione S-transferase GST-6.0, protein MVYQLYYYPRSASLLPHMLLHHMSLEYQLVLVDKRKHAQKSCDYLKLNPAGRIPTLVDDGLVIFETPAICIHLCEQHSEYDLIPVMGSSKRPLFFQWLSYLNNTLQVELMIRFYPHRHTTDNTNIGSIIAAQNIRIRDILLLIDEQLSDRRYLLGNKISACDFYLFMLAGWALSIEPSPLSYIHLGPYLKSLVNHPTIKSVYKEEGISLQKVLED, encoded by the coding sequence ATGGTGTATCAGCTCTATTACTACCCCAGAAGTGCAAGTTTACTTCCTCATATGTTACTGCATCATATGAGTTTGGAATATCAACTGGTTCTTGTTGATAAACGAAAGCATGCTCAGAAATCCTGTGATTATCTTAAACTTAATCCGGCGGGAAGAATTCCTACACTAGTTGATGATGGATTGGTTATTTTTGAGACCCCTGCGATTTGTATTCATCTGTGTGAGCAACATTCTGAATATGATTTAATCCCTGTTATGGGTTCTTCAAAACGTCCTTTATTTTTCCAGTGGCTGAGTTATTTAAACAATACACTGCAAGTCGAGTTAATGATTCGATTTTACCCTCACCGACATACAACAGATAATACGAATATTGGATCGATTATTGCCGCGCAAAATATAAGGATTAGGGATATATTATTGCTGATTGATGAGCAACTTTCTGATCGGCGATACTTACTTGGGAATAAAATTAGTGCATGTGATTTTTACCTTTTTATGTTGGCTGGCTGGGCGTTATCAATAGAGCCTTCTCCACTATCATATATTCATCTAGGGCCTTATCTTAAATCTCTGGTAAATCACCCGACAATTAAGTCTGTTTATAAAGAAGAAGGAATTAGTTTACAAAAGGTATTAGAAGATTAG
- the rpsG gene encoding 30S ribosomal protein S7: MPRRRVIGQRKILPDPKFGSELLAKFVNVVMVDGKKSISEKIVYGALDIAAEKSGKAHQEIFEVALENVRPSVEVKSRRVGGSTYQVPVEVRPVRRNTLGMRWMVDAARKRGEKSMAQRLAGEILDAAENKGSAVKKREDVHRMADANKAFAHYRW, encoded by the coding sequence ATGCCAAGACGTCGCGTCATCGGTCAACGTAAAATTCTGCCAGATCCTAAGTTCGGATCCGAACTGTTGGCCAAATTTGTCAACGTAGTTATGGTTGACGGCAAAAAATCTATATCTGAAAAAATTGTATATGGTGCGCTAGATATTGCTGCTGAAAAATCAGGCAAAGCTCATCAGGAAATTTTTGAAGTAGCTCTGGAAAACGTGCGCCCTTCAGTGGAAGTTAAATCACGCCGTGTCGGTGGTTCAACTTACCAGGTTCCAGTTGAAGTGCGTCCTGTTCGTCGTAATACCTTAGGTATGCGCTGGATGGTTGATGCTGCACGTAAACGTGGTGAAAAATCTATGGCTCAGCGCCTTGCTGGTGAAATCCTGGATGCAGCTGAGAACAAAGGCTCTGCGGTTAAAAAACGTGAAGACGTACACCGTATGGCTGACGCAAACAAAGCGTTTGCTCATTACCGTTGGTAA
- the tufB_1 gene encoding Elongation factor Tu 2 codes for MSKEKFERSKPHVNVGTIGHVDHGKTTLTAAITTVLAKQFGGAAKDFASIDNAPEERERGITINTSHVEYDTEARHYAHVDCPGHADYVKNMITGAAQMDGAILVVAATDGPMPQTREHILLSRQVGVPYIIVFMNKCDMVDDEELLELVEMEVRELLTEYDFPGDDLPVIQGSALGALNGEAKWEEKILELAKALDDCIPEPIRDIDHPFLLPIEDVFSISGRGTVVTGRVERGILKVGDEVEIVGIHDTTKTTCTGVEMFRKLLDEGRAGENIGALLRGTKRDEVERGQVLAKPGTITPHTKFEAEVYVLSKEEGGRHTPFFKGYRPQFYFRTTDVTGAVQLPEGVEMVMPGDNVKFEVDLICPIAMDEGLRFAIREGGRTVGAGVVSKILA; via the coding sequence GTGTCTAAAGAAAAATTTGAACGTTCGAAACCGCATGTTAACGTTGGCACCATCGGTCACGTTGACCACGGTAAAACGACCCTGACAGCAGCGATCACAACCGTCTTAGCGAAACAGTTCGGTGGTGCAGCGAAAGACTTTGCATCAATCGATAACGCGCCGGAAGAACGTGAACGTGGTATTACCATCAACACATCTCACGTCGAATATGATACAGAAGCCCGTCACTATGCACACGTAGATTGCCCAGGACACGCGGATTATGTTAAGAACATGATTACCGGTGCAGCACAGATGGACGGAGCGATTCTGGTTGTAGCAGCGACAGATGGTCCAATGCCACAGACTCGTGAACACATCCTGTTATCCCGTCAGGTCGGCGTACCTTACATCATCGTATTCATGAACAAATGTGACATGGTTGATGATGAAGAACTTCTGGAATTGGTAGAAATGGAAGTTCGTGAATTGCTGACTGAATATGACTTCCCAGGTGATGACCTGCCCGTGATTCAGGGTAGTGCACTGGGCGCATTGAACGGTGAAGCGAAATGGGAAGAAAAAATTCTTGAATTAGCGAAAGCGCTGGATGATTGTATCCCAGAACCGATTCGTGATATTGACCACCCATTCTTGCTGCCAATTGAAGATGTATTCTCAATTTCAGGCCGTGGTACCGTAGTCACAGGTCGTGTAGAACGTGGTATTTTGAAAGTTGGTGATGAAGTTGAAATCGTGGGTATTCACGACACCACTAAAACCACATGTACAGGTGTAGAAATGTTCCGTAAACTGTTGGACGAAGGTCGTGCAGGTGAGAACATTGGTGCGCTGCTGCGTGGTACAAAACGTGATGAAGTTGAACGTGGACAGGTTCTGGCGAAACCAGGAACAATCACTCCACATACCAAATTCGAAGCAGAAGTATACGTACTGAGCAAAGAAGAAGGTGGTCGTCATACGCCATTTTTCAAAGGTTATCGTCCCCAGTTCTATTTCCGTACAACGGACGTAACCGGAGCGGTTCAGTTACCAGAAGGTGTAGAAATGGTAATGCCAGGTGACAACGTGAAATTCGAAGTTGACCTGATTTGCCCAATCGCAATGGACGAAGGTCTGCGATTTGCGATCCGTGAAGGTGGCCGTACAGTAGGCGCTGGTGTGGTATCAAAAATCTTGGCGTAA
- the rpsL gene encoding 30S ribosomal protein S12 — MATINQLVRKARSPKVVKNNVPALQACPQRRGVCTRVYTTTPKKPNSALRKVARVRLTNGYEVTSYIGGEGHNLQEHSVILIRGGRVKDLPGVRYHTVRGALDCAGVNDRRQGRSKYGAKRPKS; from the coding sequence ATGGCAACCATTAACCAGTTGGTCCGCAAAGCGCGTAGCCCAAAAGTTGTTAAAAACAACGTACCGGCTCTGCAAGCGTGCCCACAACGTCGTGGTGTTTGTACTCGTGTATATACCACCACTCCTAAAAAACCTAACTCAGCACTGCGTAAAGTTGCACGTGTTCGCTTAACTAACGGTTATGAAGTGACTTCATACATCGGTGGTGAAGGCCATAACCTGCAAGAGCATTCAGTGATTCTTATTCGTGGCGGTCGTGTAAAAGACTTGCCAGGTGTTCGTTACCATACCGTTCGCGGTGCTTTGGATTGTGCCGGTGTAAATGATCGCCGTCAGGGTCGTTCTAAATACGGTGCGAAACGGCCTAAGTCTTAA
- the fusA gene encoding Elongation factor G yields MARTTPIERYRNIGICAHVDAGKTTTTERILFYTGLSHKIGEVHDGAATMDWMEQEQERGITITSAATTTFWQGMQAQFDQHRINIIDTPGHVDFTIEVERSLRVLDGAVVVFCGSSGVEPQSETVWRQADKYQVPRMVFINKMDRAGADFERVVDQIRNRLGATCVPIQLNIGAEDEFKGVIDLIKMKAINWNEEDKGMTFTYDEIPAELADKAAEMREYMVEAAAEATDELMDKYLEGGDLSEDEIKDALRQRTLNNEIVVATCGSAFKNKGVQAVLDAVIEFMPSPIDVPSIKGEDEDGNEIERHADDKEPFSSLAFKIATDPFVGTLTFLRVYSGVVNSGDQVYNSVKLKRERIGRIVQMHSNDRKEIKEIRAGDIAAAIGLKDVTTGDTLCDMSNKVVLERMEFPEPVISIAVEPRTKADQEKMGIALGKLAAEDPSFRVETDEESGQTIISGMGELHLDIIVDRMKREFNVECNVGKPQVAYRETIRNAVEVEGKFVRQSGGRGQYGHVWLKLAPQEAGSGYEFENKIVGGVVPKEYIPAVDKGVQEQMSQGVIAGYPVLDVKVTLFDGSYHDVDSNEMAFKIAGSMGFKKGALEANPVLLEPMMKVEVTTPEEWMGDVVGDLNRRRGMIEGMDEGAVGLKIVRAKVPLAEMFGYATDLRSATQGRASYSMEFQEYNEAPKNVAEAVIEAKTK; encoded by the coding sequence ATGGCTCGCACAACTCCAATCGAGCGCTATCGTAATATCGGTATTTGTGCTCACGTGGATGCAGGTAAAACGACTACAACCGAACGCATTCTGTTCTACACCGGTCTGTCTCACAAAATTGGTGAAGTTCATGATGGAGCTGCCACCATGGACTGGATGGAACAAGAGCAAGAACGTGGTATTACTATTACGTCTGCTGCAACTACAACCTTCTGGCAAGGTATGCAGGCTCAGTTCGATCAACATCGTATTAACATCATCGACACCCCTGGACACGTTGACTTTACTATTGAAGTTGAACGTTCTTTGCGTGTTCTTGATGGTGCAGTAGTTGTTTTCTGTGGCTCTTCAGGTGTTGAACCTCAGTCTGAAACAGTATGGCGTCAGGCTGATAAATATCAGGTTCCCCGGATGGTTTTCATCAATAAGATGGACCGTGCTGGTGCTGATTTTGAACGTGTAGTTGACCAGATCCGTAACCGTTTGGGCGCAACTTGTGTACCAATTCAATTGAACATTGGTGCTGAAGATGAGTTCAAAGGTGTTATTGATCTTATCAAAATGAAAGCAATCAACTGGAATGAAGAAGATAAGGGAATGACATTCACTTATGACGAAATTCCAGCAGAACTTGCTGATAAAGCAGCAGAAATGCGTGAGTATATGGTTGAAGCCGCGGCTGAAGCTACTGACGAGTTGATGGATAAATACCTTGAAGGAGGTGATTTATCAGAAGACGAAATTAAAGATGCTCTTCGTCAACGAACTCTGAACAACGAAATCGTTGTGGCGACCTGTGGTAGTGCCTTTAAAAATAAAGGTGTTCAGGCTGTACTTGATGCGGTTATCGAATTTATGCCATCACCAATTGATGTCCCATCAATTAAAGGTGAAGACGAAGACGGAAATGAAATTGAACGTCATGCTGATGACAAAGAACCGTTCTCATCATTGGCATTTAAAATTGCAACCGACCCATTCGTTGGTACTCTGACATTCCTGCGTGTTTATTCAGGTGTCGTGAATTCAGGGGATCAGGTTTACAACTCAGTCAAACTGAAACGTGAACGTATTGGTCGTATTGTTCAGATGCACTCGAATGATCGTAAAGAGATCAAAGAGATTCGCGCAGGTGATATTGCCGCAGCGATTGGTCTGAAAGATGTGACTACAGGTGATACTTTGTGTGACATGAGCAACAAAGTTGTTCTGGAACGTATGGAATTCCCTGAACCGGTTATCTCTATTGCTGTTGAGCCAAGAACTAAAGCCGACCAGGAAAAAATGGGTATTGCGCTTGGTAAATTGGCCGCTGAAGATCCTTCATTCCGTGTCGAAACTGATGAAGAATCAGGTCAGACTATTATCTCCGGTATGGGTGAACTTCATCTGGATATTATCGTCGACCGGATGAAACGTGAATTCAACGTTGAATGTAATGTCGGTAAACCACAGGTTGCTTATCGCGAAACGATCCGCAATGCAGTGGAAGTTGAAGGTAAATTTGTTCGTCAGTCTGGTGGTCGTGGTCAGTATGGCCACGTATGGTTAAAACTGGCACCTCAAGAAGCTGGTTCTGGTTACGAATTTGAGAACAAAATTGTGGGTGGCGTTGTACCGAAAGAGTACATTCCAGCTGTTGACAAAGGTGTTCAGGAACAGATGTCTCAGGGTGTGATCGCGGGTTATCCTGTCCTTGATGTGAAAGTCACTTTGTTCGATGGTTCTTACCATGATGTTGACTCCAATGAAATGGCGTTCAAAATTGCAGGTTCTATGGGCTTCAAAAAAGGTGCCCTGGAAGCGAACCCAGTTCTGCTTGAACCAATGATGAAAGTAGAAGTTACTACTCCAGAAGAGTGGATGGGGGATGTTGTCGGTGATTTGAACCGTCGTCGTGGTATGATTGAAGGTATGGATGAAGGCGCTGTTGGCCTGAAAATCGTCCGAGCCAAAGTGCCACTGGCCGAAATGTTCGGCTATGCAACAGACCTGCGCTCTGCAACTCAGGGGCGTGCTTCTTATTCTATGGAATTCCAGGAATATAATGAAGCGCCTAAAAATGTTGCAGAAGCTGTAATTGAAGCTAAAACTAAATAA
- the yabJ gene encoding 2-iminobutanoate/2-iminopropanoate deaminase translates to MSKQIVSTNDAPAAIGPYSQAIKIDGIVYTSGQIPLDPATMELVEGDITVQAKRVMDNLMAILEAAGADANTVVKTTCFLSDITNFSAFNEVYGSYFTETAPARSCVEVARLPKDVLVEVEAVAYVK, encoded by the coding sequence ATGAGTAAGCAGATCGTATCAACTAATGATGCACCCGCAGCTATTGGCCCATATTCTCAAGCGATTAAAATTGATGGAATTGTCTATACATCTGGCCAAATCCCTTTAGACCCAGCAACAATGGAACTTGTTGAAGGGGATATTACCGTTCAGGCGAAGCGTGTCATGGATAACTTAATGGCTATTCTTGAGGCTGCCGGGGCTGATGCTAATACTGTTGTCAAAACAACCTGTTTTTTAAGTGATATCACTAATTTCTCAGCGTTTAATGAAGTTTATGGCAGCTATTTTACAGAGACTGCGCCTGCTCGTTCATGTGTGGAAGTTGCACGATTACCTAAAGATGTATTGGTCGAAGTTGAAGCTGTCGCATACGTAAAATAA
- the rpoC gene encoding DNA-directed RNA polymerase subunit beta' produces MKDLLKFLKQQNKTEEFEGIKIGLASPDQIRSWSFGEVKKPETINYRTFKPERDGLFCARIFGPVKDYECLCGKYKRLKHRGVICEKCGVEVTQSKVRRERMGHIELASPVAHIWFLKSLPSRIGLLLDMTLRDIERVLYFESFVVTEAGMTSLERGQMLTEEQYLDALEEYGDEFEAKMGAEAVLELLRHLELPQEIERMREELSETNSETKRKKLTKRLKLMEAFEQSGNKPEWMIMTVLPVLPPDLRPLVPLDGGRFATSDLNDLYRRVINRNNRLKRLLDLAAPDIIVRNEKRMLQEAVDALLDNGRRGRAITGSNKRPLKSLADMIKGKQGRFRQNLLGKRVDYSGRSVITVGPYLRLHQCGLPKKMALELFKPFIYGKLEARGLATTIKAAKKMVEREGGEVWDILEEVIREHPVMLNRAPTLHRLGIQAFEPVLIEGKAIQLHPLVCAAYNADFDGDQMAVHVPLTLEAQLEARSLMMSTNNVLSPANGEPIIVPSQDVVLGLYYMTRTKINVKGEGMLLAGPKEAEKLYRAGLVDLHARVKVRLREVEIAEDGSRIEKIEMKDTTVGRAIMWLIVPDGMPFSLVDQPLGKKQISKLINVCYRRLGLKASVIFADQLMYTGYHYATLSGISIGINDMEIPPEKAQIISDAEAEVTEIQEQFQSGLVTAGERYNKAIDIWATANDKLSKAMMANLSTETVINHDGEEETQDSFNSIYMMADSGARGSAAQIRQLAGMRGLMATPDGSIIETPIIANFREGLNVLQYFISTHGARKGLADTALKTANSGYLTRRLVDVAQDLVIVEDDCGTHNGVVMTPLIEGGDVVEPLRERVLGRVVAEDVFKPGSESEILVERNTLLDEKLCDFLEDNSVDHVKVRSVISCEVDYGVCAKCYGRDLARGHLVGIGEAVGVVAAQSIGEPGTQLTMRTFHIGGAASRAAAESSIQVKNSGRVKLHNAKYVKNSDGKVVITSRSTELTIIDELGRTKESHKLTYGSILEAQDGGEVTAGDIVANWDPHTHPIITEVAGHIKFVDMIEGMTISRQTDELTGLSSIVVMDANERSGAGKEMRPMVKMVDDDGQDLLIPGTEVVASYFLPGKAIVNLEDGSVVNIGDALARIPQESGGTKDITGGLPRVADLFEARQPKEPAILAEITGTISFGKETKGKRRLVITPQEGDAYEEMIPKWRNLNVFEGEKVQKGEVIADGAESPHDILRLRGIGAVSSYIVNEVQDVYRLQGVKINDKHIETIIRQMLRKCIIMNAGDSALLPGEQVEVARVNIENRRLESEGKLPATYQRELLGITKASLSTESFISAASFQETTRVLTEAAVSGKQDELRGLKENVIVGRLIPAGTGFAYHQKRRSRNEPAPQVTADEAEQNLADLLNAADQSE; encoded by the coding sequence GTGAAAGACTTACTTAAGTTTCTTAAGCAACAAAATAAGACCGAAGAGTTTGAAGGGATCAAGATTGGTCTGGCTTCGCCAGATCAGATCCGAAGCTGGTCATTTGGTGAAGTAAAAAAACCGGAAACGATCAACTATCGTACTTTCAAACCAGAACGTGATGGTCTGTTCTGTGCCCGGATTTTTGGTCCGGTTAAAGATTATGAGTGTTTGTGTGGTAAATACAAACGCTTGAAACATCGCGGTGTGATCTGTGAAAAATGTGGCGTTGAAGTCACTCAGTCTAAAGTTCGTCGTGAACGGATGGGTCACATTGAGTTGGCATCGCCAGTTGCTCATATCTGGTTTTTGAAATCATTGCCATCACGCATTGGTTTATTACTGGATATGACTTTGCGCGATATCGAACGCGTACTTTATTTTGAGTCATTCGTTGTAACCGAAGCAGGTATGACCTCGCTTGAGCGTGGTCAGATGCTGACTGAAGAACAGTACCTCGATGCGTTAGAAGAATACGGTGATGAATTTGAAGCTAAAATGGGTGCAGAAGCTGTTTTAGAATTGCTTCGTCACCTTGAACTGCCTCAAGAAATCGAGCGGATGCGTGAAGAGTTATCTGAAACCAATTCAGAAACCAAACGTAAAAAGCTGACCAAGCGTTTGAAATTGATGGAAGCGTTTGAGCAATCAGGTAATAAGCCTGAGTGGATGATTATGACCGTATTACCGGTTCTTCCACCTGATTTACGTCCGTTGGTTCCTTTGGATGGTGGTCGGTTTGCAACATCCGATCTGAATGATTTGTATCGTCGGGTGATTAACCGTAATAACCGTTTGAAACGACTGTTGGACTTGGCTGCTCCGGATATTATCGTACGTAACGAAAAACGGATGCTTCAAGAAGCGGTTGATGCATTACTAGATAATGGTCGTCGTGGCCGCGCGATTACAGGTTCAAACAAACGTCCACTGAAATCTCTTGCCGACATGATCAAAGGGAAACAAGGTCGTTTCCGTCAGAACCTGTTGGGTAAACGTGTGGATTACTCTGGCCGCTCAGTTATTACTGTCGGTCCATATCTGCGTTTGCATCAGTGTGGTCTGCCGAAAAAAATGGCATTGGAGTTATTCAAACCATTTATTTACGGCAAATTAGAAGCTCGTGGATTAGCGACCACCATTAAAGCGGCTAAGAAAATGGTCGAGCGTGAAGGCGGTGAAGTTTGGGATATCTTAGAAGAAGTTATCCGCGAACATCCAGTCATGCTTAACCGTGCACCGACATTGCACAGATTGGGTATTCAGGCATTCGAACCTGTACTGATTGAAGGTAAAGCTATTCAGTTACACCCTCTGGTTTGTGCGGCATATAACGCCGACTTCGACGGTGACCAGATGGCTGTACACGTGCCGTTGACACTAGAAGCGCAGCTCGAAGCGCGTTCTTTAATGATGTCTACGAATAACGTATTGTCTCCTGCAAACGGTGAGCCGATTATCGTTCCTTCTCAAGACGTGGTCTTGGGTCTTTACTATATGACCCGAACAAAGATTAACGTAAAAGGGGAAGGCATGTTACTGGCTGGCCCAAAAGAAGCTGAAAAACTGTATCGGGCAGGTCTGGTCGATTTGCATGCTCGCGTGAAAGTTCGTTTGCGTGAAGTCGAAATCGCAGAAGATGGTTCTCGTATTGAAAAAATCGAGATGAAAGATACAACTGTTGGTCGTGCCATTATGTGGCTGATTGTTCCTGACGGTATGCCTTTCTCACTGGTCGATCAGCCTCTGGGTAAAAAACAGATTTCTAAACTGATTAACGTTTGTTATCGCCGTCTTGGTCTGAAAGCATCTGTTATTTTTGCTGACCAGTTGATGTATACCGGTTATCACTATGCAACGCTTTCTGGTATTTCTATCGGTATTAACGATATGGAAATTCCACCGGAAAAAGCTCAAATCATCAGTGATGCTGAAGCTGAAGTAACTGAAATTCAGGAACAGTTCCAGAGCGGTTTGGTTACAGCGGGTGAACGTTATAACAAAGCAATCGACATCTGGGCGACAGCAAATGATAAACTGTCAAAAGCAATGATGGCAAACCTGTCGACTGAAACCGTTATTAACCATGATGGTGAAGAAGAAACACAGGACTCGTTTAACAGTATTTATATGATGGCTGACTCTGGTGCTCGTGGTAGTGCGGCTCAGATTCGTCAGTTAGCTGGTATGCGTGGTTTGATGGCGACACCAGATGGTTCGATCATTGAAACACCGATTATTGCGAACTTCCGTGAAGGTCTGAATGTACTTCAGTACTTCATTTCTACCCACGGTGCTCGTAAAGGTTTGGCGGATACAGCTCTTAAAACGGCAAACTCTGGTTACCTGACTCGTCGTCTGGTAGATGTTGCACAGGATTTGGTGATCGTCGAAGACGATTGTGGTACCCACAACGGAGTCGTTATGACACCGCTGATCGAAGGTGGTGATGTTGTTGAACCACTACGAGAACGAGTACTGGGCCGGGTAGTCGCAGAGGATGTATTTAAACCAGGTAGTGAAAGTGAAATTCTGGTTGAACGTAATACTCTTCTTGATGAAAAACTCTGTGACTTCTTAGAAGATAATTCTGTTGATCACGTTAAAGTTCGCTCAGTGATTAGCTGTGAAGTCGATTACGGTGTCTGTGCAAAATGTTACGGTCGTGATTTGGCTCGTGGTCACTTAGTCGGGATTGGCGAAGCGGTTGGTGTTGTTGCGGCTCAGTCTATTGGTGAACCAGGTACACAGTTGACGATGCGTACGTTCCACATCGGTGGTGCGGCATCGCGTGCTGCTGCTGAAAGTAGCATTCAGGTGAAAAATTCGGGTCGGGTCAAACTGCACAATGCAAAATATGTTAAAAACTCGGATGGCAAAGTCGTCATTACGTCACGTTCGACAGAACTGACCATTATTGATGAGTTGGGACGAACTAAAGAAAGTCATAAACTGACTTATGGTAGTATCCTTGAAGCTCAGGATGGTGGTGAAGTAACTGCTGGCGATATTGTTGCCAACTGGGATCCGCATACTCACCCAATTATTACTGAAGTAGCTGGGCATATTAAATTCGTCGACATGATCGAGGGTATGACCATCAGCCGTCAGACCGATGAGCTGACTGGTTTGTCCAGCATTGTGGTGATGGATGCTAATGAACGTTCTGGCGCAGGTAAAGAAATGCGTCCGATGGTTAAGATGGTTGATGATGATGGTCAGGATCTATTGATTCCAGGAACCGAAGTCGTAGCCTCTTACTTTCTGCCTGGTAAAGCGATTGTAAACCTCGAGGATGGTTCTGTCGTCAATATTGGTGATGCTCTTGCTCGTATTCCACAAGAATCAGGTGGTACGAAGGATATTACCGGTGGTCTGCCTCGGGTTGCGGACCTGTTTGAAGCCCGTCAGCCGAAAGAACCGGCTATTCTGGCTGAAATCACAGGTACGATCAGTTTTGGTAAAGAGACTAAAGGTAAACGTCGTTTGGTGATTACACCGCAAGAAGGTGATGCATACGAAGAGATGATTCCAAAATGGCGTAACCTGAATGTGTTCGAAGGTGAAAAAGTCCAGAAAGGGGAAGTGATCGCTGATGGAGCAGAATCGCCACATGACATTCTGCGTTTACGTGGTATCGGTGCTGTTTCAAGCTATATCGTGAACGAAGTTCAGGATGTTTATCGTTTGCAAGGTGTAAAAATCAACGATAAACATATCGAAACAATTATTCGTCAGATGCTGCGTAAGTGCATTATTATGAATGCAGGTGATAGTGCATTATTGCCTGGAGAGCAAGTCGAAGTGGCTCGCGTAAATATCGAGAATCGTCGTCTAGAATCCGAAGGTAAACTTCCTGCAACTTATCAGCGAGAATTGCTGGGTATTACTAAAGCATCACTCTCGACTGAATCGTTCATTTCTGCGGCATCGTTCCAGGAAACAACGAGAGTTCTGACTGAAGCTGCCGTGAGTGGTAAACAGGATGAATTACGTGGATTGAAAGAAAACGTGATTGTTGGACGTTTGATCCCGGCAGGTACTGGCTTTGCCTATCATCAGAAACGTCGTAGCCGTAATGAGCCGGCACCGCAGGTTACTGCTGATGAAGCAGAACAGAACTTGGCTGATTTGCTGAACGCGGCAGATCAAAGCGAATAA
- the tusC gene encoding Protein TusC, translating to MKSTLFILESAPHGSSCSREALDAILATSAIHDDISVLFDGDGVWQLIKGQHPQVILQRHIEPTFAMLSLYDIENIYVAEHAMQHRALSEEIFCIDIQPINDAMVRDLIHRHELILRF from the coding sequence ATGAAATCGACACTGTTTATTCTGGAATCAGCACCACATGGTTCAAGTTGTTCGCGAGAGGCGCTAGATGCGATTCTTGCAACATCGGCGATCCATGATGACATCAGTGTACTATTTGACGGGGATGGAGTATGGCAGTTGATTAAAGGCCAGCATCCACAAGTTATTTTACAGCGTCATATTGAACCGACCTTTGCGATGCTGTCTCTGTATGATATCGAGAATATCTATGTTGCAGAGCATGCTATGCAACATAGAGCACTGTCAGAAGAGATCTTCTGTATTGATATTCAGCCAATCAATGATGCTATGGTAAGGGATTTAATTCATCGGCATGAGTTGATATTGAGGTTCTAA